A stretch of the Carassius carassius chromosome 6, fCarCar2.1, whole genome shotgun sequence genome encodes the following:
- the LOC132142914 gene encoding microfibril-associated glycoprotein 4-like — MAMLVFLATPLSVALVSGCSQAKVMPVDCSGLYKSGQTVSGIYSIYPAGDIPVWVYCEMISGGKDEDNGAWTVFQRRMDGTVNFYRPWNQYKRGFGNVEGECLWLENMYQLTSNRTYMLRVDLEDFTGRKGFALYSSFSVGPEADGYKLQVSGFKDGEAGDSMTSHNGQKFTTFDRDQDTYEKKLYLGAFWYNNCQDANPNGVYLWGDDPTLFAVGNVWYTWKNNYSVAMKSISMKIRHVS; from the exons ATGGCA aTGTTGGTGTTTTTAGCAACTCCTCTCTCTGTTGCTCTGGTGAGCGGATGCAGTCAGGCTAAAGTCATGCCAGTTGATTGTTCTGGCCTTTATAAATCTGGACAAACAGTCAGTGGGATTTACTCCATCTATCCAGCAGGAGACATTCCTGTCTGGGTTTACTGTGAGATGATCTCAGGTGGGAAAGATGAAGACAACGGAGCATGGACG GTGTTTCAGAGGAGAATGGATGGCACTGTGAATTTCTATCGACCGTGGAATCAGTACAAGAGAGGATTTGGGAATGTGGAGggagaatgtttgt GGCTGGAGAACATGTACCAGCTGACAAGCAACAGGACATACATGCTGAGAGTGGATCTGGAGGACTTCACCGGGAGGAAAGGTTTCGCTCTGTACTCGTCCTTCTCTGTGGGTCCTGAAGCTGATGGATATAAACTGCAAGTTTCAGGATTCAAGGATGGAGAAGCAG GCGACTCCATGACCAGCCATAATGGACAGAAGTTCACCACCTTTGACCGAGACCAAGACACCtatgaaaaaaaactgtatctTGGGGCATTTTGGTACAATAACTGTCAAGATGCAAACCCCAATGGTGTGTATTTATGGGGAGATGATCCCACCCTTTTCGCTGTTGGAAATGTTTGGTACACCTGGAAGAACAATTATTCTGTTGCTATGAAATCCATCAGCATGAAGATCAGACATGTGTCTTAG
- the LOC132141767 gene encoding protein NLRC3-like, whose amino-acid sequence MRQEGRQEFGRTLNILRKMNQDNITEQLDNRHEDGSAEEDSEAAHHDYRNISRRLKIKLLQEYKSGHLKHLGEMYTDLYVVENVTRGKVYEHEVMRIEAARQFAETDTQIQCKDIFKSHRDTGEQNRNVLTIGISGVGKTISVNKFILDWAEERENQDILFIFPLPFRRLKMIRTKCSLMGLLNKYFFSDPEELSSLPEDDGKVMFIFDGLDECHFPLSFKKGNSLTDVHKKTTVSKIVTNLIKRDLVSSALIWITSRPAAAGLIPRDYIDQVLEVRGFNDEQKEQYFINNSSPEVAGNIIRHIRNSRSLNIMCQIPIFCWISLTVLQPPLARESNDKTPTTLTEMYTTFLLSQKQKMERKYNPELRPQVKSFDQTVLKLGKWAFKQLQKGNQIFYQEDLEECGLDVSEGSVLSGLCTQIFQEEKSVSERKVYSFIHLSVQEFLAALFVFFKYKCNGRNAFLQSERINLTLRRSKAALLDVHKAVIDKALQSQNGHLDLFLRFLLGLSLESSQKDLKELLPELKLKPENLKGTADYIKNTIEKEKSVEMIINLLYCLDEMKEDFAEEIQNDLSSGNLSAQRLSSAQWSALVFIRMMSGAQRLPVSTRRLL is encoded by the exons ATGCGTCAGGAAGGAAGACAAG AGTTTGGTAGGACACTGAACATCCTGAGAAAGATGAACCAGGACAATATCACTGAACAGTTAGACAACAGACACGAGGATG GCTCAGCTGAAGAGGACAGTGAAGCTGCTCATCATGATTACAGAAATATCAGCCGCAGACTGAAAATCAAATTACTGCAGGAGTACAAGTCGGGTCATCTAAAACATCTGGGAGAAATGTACACTGATCTGTATGTGGTGGAGAATGTGACCAGAGGAAAGGTTTATGAACATGAGGTGATGAGGATCGAAGCTGCCCGTCAGTTTgctgagacagacacacagatccAGTGCAAGGACATTTTTAAAAGCCATCGTGATACGGGTGAACAAAACAGGAACGTGTTGACTATAGGCATCTCAGGGGTGGGAAAAACTATCTCTGTTAATAAATTTATTCTTGACTGGGCTGAAGAAAGAGAAAATCAGGACATACTCTTCATATTTCCACTCCCATTCCGTAGACTGAAGATGATTAGAACTAAGTGCAGTCTCATGGGACTGCTGAACAAATACTTCTTTAGTGATCCTGAAGAACTGTCCTCTCTTCCTGAAGATGACGGAAAGGTCATGTTTATTTTCGATGGACTGGATGAGTGTCACTTTCCTTTAAGCTTTAAAAAGGGCAACAGCTTAACAGATgtgcataaaaaaacaacagtgaGTAAGATTGTTACAAACCTGATCAAGAGAGATCTGGTTtcttctgctctcatctggatcacatccagaccagcagcagccgGTCTGATACCCCGAGACTACATTGATCAGGTGTTAGAGGTGCGAGGATTCAATGATGAGCAGAAAGAGCAGTACTTCATCAACAACAGCAGTCCTGAGGTTGCTGGAAACATCATTCGTCACATCAGGAACTCCAGGAGTCTGAACATCATGTGCCAAATCCCCATCTTCTGCTGGATCTCTCTCACTGTTCTTCAGCCTCCGCTGGCTCGAGAGAGCAATGACAAAACTCCCACAACTCTCACAGAGATGTACACTACCTTCTTACTTTCTCAGAAGCAAAAGATGGAAAGAAAATATAACCCGGAACTTAGACCCCAAGTCAAGTCATTTGATCAGACTGTTCTGAAGCTTGGGAAATGGGCATTTAAACAGTTACAGAAAGGAAATCAGATTTTCTACCAAGAAGATCTTGAGGAGTGTGGACTAGATGTCAGTGAAGGGTCAGTGTTATCTGGGTTATGCACTCAGATCTTTCAGGAGGAAAAATCTGTGTCAGAAAGAAAGGTTTACAGCTTCATACATCTTAGCGTCCAGGAGTTCCTCGCTgctctttttgtgttttttaaatataaatgcaatgGAAGGAATGCCTTTCTTCAGTCTGAGAGAATAAACTTGACATTGAGACGCTCCAAAGCAGCATTACTTGACGTTCACAAGGCTGTGATTGACAAAGCTTTACAAAGTCAAAATGGACACCTAGACCTTTTCCTCCGGTTCCTGCTGGGTCTCTCACTGGAGTCCAGTCAGAAGGACCTGAAGGAGCTGCTGCCAGAACTGAAACTGAAACCAGAGAATCTCAAAGGCACTGCAGACTATATCAAAAACACAATAGAGAAAGAGAAATCTGTGGAGATGATTATCAATCTCTTGTACTGCCTGGATGAAATGAAAGAAGACTTTGCAGAGGAAATCCAGAATGATCTAAGCTCTGGAAATCTTTCAGCACAGCGTCTCTCATCAGCTCAGTGGTCAGCTCTGGTTTTCATACGCATGATGTCAGGAGCACAGAGATTGCCGGTGTCCACCAGAAGACTATTGTAA
- the LOC132141766 gene encoding stonustoxin subunit beta-like translates to MFPDYPRPEHVAGAYSGIEISQKHKFISVRNFVKSSVKRLVKAIFYAFFSIQSDLTLDPNTTYIRLCLNKDNRKVKHMKKRQLYPDHPDRFEHCEQVLSVESLTERCYWETQWSGWVNIAVTYKGISRKRGSNCQFGYNDKSWSLWCTDNGFAVWHNNVRTDLPAPSLRSDRVGVYVDVSAGSLSFYSISDTHTLTLLHTFNTTFTEPLYAGFRVYYASSVSLCQIKSPTSHT, encoded by the exons ATGTTTCCCGATTACCCCAGGCCAGAGCATGTTGCTGGTGCCTACTCTGGCATTGAAATCTCCCAAAAGCACAAGTTTATCAGTGTGAGGAACTTTGTGAAGAGCTCTGTCAAGAGACTCGTAAAAGCCATCTTTTATGCTTTCTTCAGCATCCAGA gtgatctcacactggatccaaacacGACATACATTCGTCTCTGTCTGAATAAGGACAACAGGAAAGTGAAACATATGAAAAAGCGTCAGttgtatcctgatcatccagacagatttgagCACTGTGAGCAGGTTCTGAGTGTTGAGAGTCTGACTgaacgctgttactgggagactCAATGGAGTGGCTGGGTTAATATAGCAGTCACATATAAAGGAATCAGCAGGAAAAGAGGAAGTAACTGTCAGTTTGGATACAATGACAAATCCTGGAGTCTGTGGTGCACCGATAATGGATTTGCTGTCTGGCACAATAATGTCAGGACTGACTTACCGGCTCCTTCACTACGGTCTGATAGAGTAGGAGTGTATGTGGACGTGTCGGCCGGCTCTCTGTCCTTTTACAgcatctctgacacacacacacttacactcttaCACACATTCAACACCACATTCACTGAACCCCTCTATGCTGGATTTAGGGTTTATTATGCTTCTTCAGTATCGCTCTGTCAGATTAAATCACCCACCAGTCACACATGA